Proteins encoded together in one Prinia subflava isolate CZ2003 ecotype Zambia chromosome 23, Cam_Psub_1.2, whole genome shotgun sequence window:
- the LAD1 gene encoding ladinin-1 isoform X1, with product MSFSRRNWSDLSSLARQRTLEDEEEQQRERRRRHRNLFSSTSTDEEPASPAKDTSPASSRPASLVKPQSPEDGEERKLSEVLKTQEVRRTRCLPPVSENLRQEKEQKEPGVEESCLETRPQPRGRQESSRAAERAQEAARGRGDPPGDKSLEPASERKVVVRARLQDKDQGVQTPRGEQRKEEKEPPEVGSCRLREVKILTRVGNRSTEEKTSAVTSSLEQQQPSRNPSKQVIQLSPPQDEPAEKPDLSPTQVTFSSSIRRASPRTVSFRIISKKQKEESQSPLTRSASLRIPGSSSTIGEKLEKYNSAVQRSEGVKSSVPVQKSRLLSSDGVASKRNFFEGSAPGKAEPAALRKDSLKIPGSVTSRINLWISRAQEPAKEENSKEIRRINSLAKRDVWIKQPGDTSGDTKLQ from the exons ATGTCCTTTAGCAGAAGGAACTGGTCCGATCTCTCCAG CCTGGCCAGGCAGAGGACCctggaggatgaggaagagCAGCAAAGAGAGCGCCGGCGAAGGCACCGCAACCTGTTCTCGTCCACATCCACGGATGAGGaacctgccagccctgccaaagACACCAGCCCAGCTTCCAGCAG ACCTGCATCCCTGGTGAAGCCGCAGTCTCCGGAGGATGGGGAGGAGCGAAAGCTCTCAGAGGTGCTGAAGACACAAGAAGTGAGAAGGACAAGGTGCCTCCCGCCAGTGTCTGAAAATctgaggcaggagaaggagcagaaggagcCAGGGGTGGAAGAAAGCTGCCTGGAGACAAGGCCACAGCCCCGCgggaggcaggagagcagccgGGCTGCAGAGCGGGCTCAGGAGGCagccaggggcagaggggaccCGCCGGGAGACAAAAGCCTGGAGCCAGCCTCTGAGAGGAAGGTGGTGGTGAGGGCACGGCTCCAAGACAAAGACCAGGGAGTGCAGACTCCTCggggggagcagaggaaggaggagaaggagccgCCAGAGGTGGGGAGCTGTCGGCTCCGGGAGGTGAAGATCCTCACCAGGGTGGGAAACCGCAGCACCGAGGAGAAAACCTCAGCGGTGACCTCatctctggagcagcag cagcCATCCAGGAACCCCTCAAAGCAGGTAAtccagctgtcccctccccaaGATGAACCTGCAGAAAAGCCAGACCTGTCTCCAACTCAGGtcaccttcagcagctccatccGCCGGGCCAGCCCAAGAACTGTCTCCTTTCGG ATCATCTCcaagaagcagaaagaagagaGCCAAAGCCCTCTCACAAGGAG TGCAAGTCTGAGgatcccaggcagcagcagcaccattGGGGAGAAGCTGGAAAAGTACAACTCGGCTGTGCAG CGCTCGGAAGGGGTGAAATCCTCCGTGCCTGTCCAGAAGAGCCGCCTGCTCTCCTCGGACGGGGTGGCGAGCAAGCGCAACTTCTTCGAGGGCAGCGCTCCCGGGAAGGCGGAGCCGGCGGCGCTCAGGAag GACAGCCTCAAGATCCCGGGATCGGTGACATCCCGCATTAATCTGTGGATCAGCCGAGCTCAGGAGCCCGCCAAGGAGGAAAACAGCAAG GAAATCCGGAGAATCAACAGCCTGGCAAAGCGAGACGTTTGGATAAAGCAGCCTGGAGACACCTCTGGAGACACCAAG TTGCAGTAA
- the TNNT2 gene encoding troponin T, cardiac muscle isoform X2 produces MPNLVPPKIPDGERLDFDDIHRKRMEKDLNELQALIEAHFESRKKEEEELLSLKDRIEQRRAERAEQQRIRSEREKERQARMAEERARKEEEEARKRAEEEARKKKAFSNMLHFGGYMQKSEKKGGKKQTEREKKKKILSERRKPLNIDHLSEDKLRDKAKELWQNIHDLEAEKFDLQEKFKRQKYEINVLRNRISDHQKVSKGARGKTMVGSRRK; encoded by the exons ATGCCCAACCTGGTGCCTCCCAAGATCCCAGATGGCGAGAGACTGGATTTTGAC GACATTCACCGCAAGCGCATGGAGAAGGACCTGAACGAGCTGCAGGCCCTCATCGAGGCCCACTTTGAGagcaggaagaaagaggaagaggagctcCTGTCCCTCAAGGACAGGATT gagcagcGGCGAGCGGAACGGGCAGAGCAGCAGCGGATCCGCAGCGAGAGGGAGAAGGAACGCCAGGCCCGCATGGCC GAAGAAAGAGCTcgcaaggaggaggaggaggcgcggaagagggcagaggaggaggcacGGAAGAAGAAGGCATTCTCCAACATGCTCCACTTTGGGGGTTACATGCAGAAG TCAGAGAAAAAGGGTGGGAAGAAGCAAACggagagggaaaagaagaagaagatcCTCAGTGAGCGGCGGAAGCCCCTGAACATCGACCACCTCAGTGAGGACAAGCTGAG GGACAAGGCCAAGGAGCTGTGGCAGAACATCCATGACCTGGAGGCTGAGAAATTTGACCTGCAGGAAAAGTTCAAGCGGCAGAAATATGAG ATCAATGTCCTTCGAAACCGCATCAGTGACCACCAGAAAGT
- the TNNI1 gene encoding LOW QUALITY PROTEIN: troponin I, slow skeletal muscle (The sequence of the model RefSeq protein was modified relative to this genomic sequence to represent the inferred CDS: deleted 2 bases in 1 codon; substituted 1 base at 1 genomic stop codon), translating to GDLCVSLCSRRCPRCEQQSQHCRGLQQISAEEGICAIFTDHLQAGLGFNTPLSSSPGRAWLSQGQASPPSGTARXDTAPALCPPPGNSGRRDARARKSKITASRKLLLKSLMLAKAKEEWDQEIVDKQAEKERYLSERVTPLHTSGLSLSQLQDLCRELHEKVEIVDEERYDIEAKCNHNTREIKDLKIKVLDLRGKFKRPPLRRVRVSADAMLRALLGSKHKVSMDLRANLKSVKKEDTEKERPVEVGDWRKNVEAMSGMEGRKKMFDAAKSPTGQ from the exons GGTgacctgtgtgtgtccctgtgttccAGGCGGTGCCCCAGGTGTGAGCAGCAGTCCCAGCACTGCCGGGGCTTGCAGCAGATATCTGCAGAGGAGGGGATTTGTGCTATTTTTACCGACCActtgcaggcagggctgggattcaataccccc ctcagctccagccccggCAGAGCGTGGCTGTCCCAGGGCCAGGCGTCACCTCCCTCCGGCACTGCCAGGTAAGacactgcccctgccctgtgccctcctcCAG GGAACAGCGGACGCCGCGATGCCAGAGCC AGAAAATCCAAGATCACAGCCTCACGCAAACTCTTGTTGAAG AGTTTGATGCTGGCCAAAGCCAAGGAGGAGTGGGATCAGGAGATTGTGGACAAGCAGGCAGAGAAGGAGAGGTACCTGTCTGAGCGGGTCACTCCACTGCACACCAGTGGGCTCTCCTTGAGCCAGCTCCAG GAcctgtgcagggagctgcacGAGAAGGTGGAAATTGTGGATGAGGAGAGATACGACATTGAAGCGAAATGCAACCATAACACCCGGGAG ATTAAAGATCTGAAAATCAAAGTTCTTGATCTCCGAGGGAAGTTCAAGCGCCCCCCCCTGCGCCGGGTTCGTGTCTCAGCCGATGCCATGctcagggccctgctgggctccaaGCACAAGGTGTCCATGGATCTCAGGGCCAACCTGAAGTCTGTCAAGAAGGAGGACACGGAGAAG GAACGCCCTGTGGAAGTGGGCGACTGGCGCAAGAACGTGGAAGCCATGTCGgggatggagggcaggaagAAGATGTTCGATGCTGCCAAGTCCCCCACGGGGCAGTGA
- the TNNT2 gene encoding troponin T, cardiac muscle isoform X1, whose translation MRDKPGGGDKSFSFINFRGFCPAEHGAALGSGGAGRGERGGDHRNQGRRVFMPNLVPPKIPDGERLDFDDIHRKRMEKDLNELQALIEAHFESRKKEEEELLSLKDRIEQRRAERAEQQRIRSEREKERQARMAEERARKEEEEARKRAEEEARKKKAFSNMLHFGGYMQKSEKKGGKKQTEREKKKKILSERRKPLNIDHLSEDKLRDKAKELWQNIHDLEAEKFDLQEKFKRQKYEINVLRNRISDHQKVSKGARGKTMVGSRRK comes from the exons ATGAGGGACAAGCCAGGAGGTGGCGATAAATCCTTCAGTTTCATTAATTTTAGGGGGTTTTGCCCTGCTGAGCACGGAGCAGCCCTCGG GTCAGGAGGAGCAGGTAGAGGAGAACGAGGAGGAGACCACAGAAACCAAGGCAGAAG GGTCTTCATGCCCAACCTGGTGCCTCCCAAGATCCCAGATGGCGAGAGACTGGATTTTGAC GACATTCACCGCAAGCGCATGGAGAAGGACCTGAACGAGCTGCAGGCCCTCATCGAGGCCCACTTTGAGagcaggaagaaagaggaagaggagctcCTGTCCCTCAAGGACAGGATT gagcagcGGCGAGCGGAACGGGCAGAGCAGCAGCGGATCCGCAGCGAGAGGGAGAAGGAACGCCAGGCCCGCATGGCC GAAGAAAGAGCTcgcaaggaggaggaggaggcgcggaagagggcagaggaggaggcacGGAAGAAGAAGGCATTCTCCAACATGCTCCACTTTGGGGGTTACATGCAGAAG TCAGAGAAAAAGGGTGGGAAGAAGCAAACggagagggaaaagaagaagaagatcCTCAGTGAGCGGCGGAAGCCCCTGAACATCGACCACCTCAGTGAGGACAAGCTGAG GGACAAGGCCAAGGAGCTGTGGCAGAACATCCATGACCTGGAGGCTGAGAAATTTGACCTGCAGGAAAAGTTCAAGCGGCAGAAATATGAG ATCAATGTCCTTCGAAACCGCATCAGTGACCACCAGAAAGT
- the LAD1 gene encoding ladinin-1 isoform X2, giving the protein MSFSRRNWSDLSSLARQRTLEDEEEQQRERRRRHRNLFSSTSTDEEPASPAKDTSPASSRPASLVKPQSPEDGEERKLSEVLKTQEVRRTRCLPPVSENLRQEKEQKEPGVEESCLETRPQPRGRQESSRAAERAQEAARGRGDPPGDKSLEPASERKVVVRARLQDKDQGVQTPRGEQRKEEKEPPEVGSCRLREVKILTRVGNRSTEEKTSAVTSSLEQQPSRNPSKQVIQLSPPQDEPAEKPDLSPTQVTFSSSIRRASPRTVSFRIISKKQKEESQSPLTRSASLRIPGSSSTIGEKLEKYNSAVQRSEGVKSSVPVQKSRLLSSDGVASKRNFFEGSAPGKAEPAALRKDSLKIPGSVTSRINLWISRAQEPAKEENSKEIRRINSLAKRDVWIKQPGDTSGDTKLQ; this is encoded by the exons ATGTCCTTTAGCAGAAGGAACTGGTCCGATCTCTCCAG CCTGGCCAGGCAGAGGACCctggaggatgaggaagagCAGCAAAGAGAGCGCCGGCGAAGGCACCGCAACCTGTTCTCGTCCACATCCACGGATGAGGaacctgccagccctgccaaagACACCAGCCCAGCTTCCAGCAG ACCTGCATCCCTGGTGAAGCCGCAGTCTCCGGAGGATGGGGAGGAGCGAAAGCTCTCAGAGGTGCTGAAGACACAAGAAGTGAGAAGGACAAGGTGCCTCCCGCCAGTGTCTGAAAATctgaggcaggagaaggagcagaaggagcCAGGGGTGGAAGAAAGCTGCCTGGAGACAAGGCCACAGCCCCGCgggaggcaggagagcagccgGGCTGCAGAGCGGGCTCAGGAGGCagccaggggcagaggggaccCGCCGGGAGACAAAAGCCTGGAGCCAGCCTCTGAGAGGAAGGTGGTGGTGAGGGCACGGCTCCAAGACAAAGACCAGGGAGTGCAGACTCCTCggggggagcagaggaaggaggagaaggagccgCCAGAGGTGGGGAGCTGTCGGCTCCGGGAGGTGAAGATCCTCACCAGGGTGGGAAACCGCAGCACCGAGGAGAAAACCTCAGCGGTGACCTCatctctggagcagcag cCATCCAGGAACCCCTCAAAGCAGGTAAtccagctgtcccctccccaaGATGAACCTGCAGAAAAGCCAGACCTGTCTCCAACTCAGGtcaccttcagcagctccatccGCCGGGCCAGCCCAAGAACTGTCTCCTTTCGG ATCATCTCcaagaagcagaaagaagagaGCCAAAGCCCTCTCACAAGGAG TGCAAGTCTGAGgatcccaggcagcagcagcaccattGGGGAGAAGCTGGAAAAGTACAACTCGGCTGTGCAG CGCTCGGAAGGGGTGAAATCCTCCGTGCCTGTCCAGAAGAGCCGCCTGCTCTCCTCGGACGGGGTGGCGAGCAAGCGCAACTTCTTCGAGGGCAGCGCTCCCGGGAAGGCGGAGCCGGCGGCGCTCAGGAag GACAGCCTCAAGATCCCGGGATCGGTGACATCCCGCATTAATCTGTGGATCAGCCGAGCTCAGGAGCCCGCCAAGGAGGAAAACAGCAAG GAAATCCGGAGAATCAACAGCCTGGCAAAGCGAGACGTTTGGATAAAGCAGCCTGGAGACACCTCTGGAGACACCAAG TTGCAGTAA
- the TNNT2 gene encoding troponin T, cardiac muscle isoform X3 has protein sequence MSDTEEVTEEYEQEQEEECVEEEEEEWIEEDDGQEEQVEENEEETTETKAEEQEDETKEAGEGGEGDREQEPGEGELKPKPKVFMPNLVPPKIPDGERLDFDDIHRKRMEKDLNELQALIEAHFESRKKEEEELLSLKDRIEQRRAERAEQQRIRSEREKERQARMAEERARKEEEEARKRAEEEARKKKAFSNMLHFGGYMQKSEKKGGKKQTEREKKKKILSERRKPLNIDHLSEDKLRDKAKELWQNIHDLEAEKFDLQEKFKRQKYEINVLRNRISDHQKVSKGARGKTMVGSRRK, from the exons ATGTCAGACACAGAGGAGGTCACCGAGGAGTATGAGCA ggagcaggaag AGGAGTGCGTGGAGGAAG AAGAGGAAGAATGGATAGAGGAAGATGACG GTCAGGAGGAGCAGGTAGAGGAGAACGAGGAGGAGACCACAGAAACCAAGGCAGAAG AACAAGAAGATGAAACTAAAGAAGCAGGAGAAG GCGGAGAGGGAGACCGGGAGCAGGAGCCTGGGGAAG GTGAATTGAAGCCAAAACCCAA GGTCTTCATGCCCAACCTGGTGCCTCCCAAGATCCCAGATGGCGAGAGACTGGATTTTGAC GACATTCACCGCAAGCGCATGGAGAAGGACCTGAACGAGCTGCAGGCCCTCATCGAGGCCCACTTTGAGagcaggaagaaagaggaagaggagctcCTGTCCCTCAAGGACAGGATT gagcagcGGCGAGCGGAACGGGCAGAGCAGCAGCGGATCCGCAGCGAGAGGGAGAAGGAACGCCAGGCCCGCATGGCC GAAGAAAGAGCTcgcaaggaggaggaggaggcgcggaagagggcagaggaggaggcacGGAAGAAGAAGGCATTCTCCAACATGCTCCACTTTGGGGGTTACATGCAGAAG TCAGAGAAAAAGGGTGGGAAGAAGCAAACggagagggaaaagaagaagaagatcCTCAGTGAGCGGCGGAAGCCCCTGAACATCGACCACCTCAGTGAGGACAAGCTGAG GGACAAGGCCAAGGAGCTGTGGCAGAACATCCATGACCTGGAGGCTGAGAAATTTGACCTGCAGGAAAAGTTCAAGCGGCAGAAATATGAG ATCAATGTCCTTCGAAACCGCATCAGTGACCACCAGAAAGT